The Glycine max cultivar Williams 82 chromosome 12, Glycine_max_v4.0, whole genome shotgun sequence genome window below encodes:
- the LOC102666718 gene encoding uncharacterized protein, with product MPFGEALQQMPLYSKFLKDLLTKKSKYIQSDTIVMEGNCSAVIQRILPLKHKDPGSVTIPCYIGAVFVGKALIDFGASINLMPLSMCRRLGEMEIMPTNLTLQLADRSVTRPYGIIEDVLVRVKHFTFPADFVVMDIEEDTEISLILVRPFMLTASCVVDMGKKKLEMGIND from the coding sequence ATGCCCTTTGGAGAGGCCTtacagcagatgccactctactcaaaGTTCCTGAAAGATTTGCTAACCAAAAAGAGCAAGTACATACAAAGTGACACCATTGTTATGGAGGGAAATTGTAGTGCAGTGATTCAACGGATCCTTCCACtaaagcacaaagatcctggaaGTGTCACTATACCATGCTATATTGGTGCTGTGTTTGTTGGCAAAGCTCTCATTGACTTCGGAGCTAGTATAAAtttaatgccactctccatgtgcaggaGGTTAGGAGAGATGGAAATTATGCCAACCAATTTGACACTTCAATTAGCAGATCGTTCTGTTACCAGACCCTATGGCattattgaagatgttttggttagAGTGAAGCATTTCACTTTCCCAGCTGACTTTGTAGTGATGGACATCGAAGAGGATACTGAGATCTCCTTGATCTTGGTTCGTCCCTTCATGCTGACTGCTAGCTGTGTAGTGGACATGGGAAAGAAAAAGCTTGAGATGGGAATTAATgattag